ATTGCAACAGCACCAATTAGTGTAAAAAGTCCAACAAGTAGAGCTGGTGTGCCGACAAAGTCTTTTAGAAAACCTAAAAGTCAAAGACCGAAATTCATCAGTTATCCTTTCATATTAGTTTAGTTTTAAGGCTATTTTTAGTTTAGATTCAAGTTCTTCTTTTGATAAAATGTTAGTTAAAATTACCATTTTTTCTTTGTCAAAATCAAGACTTGGGGCAACATCAGCGCCAATAACTACTAAATCAACCCCGCGGGAATTAAAACTGGAAATATTAGTGTGTTCAACTGAGTCATAATTGACATTTAATTTATCAAGGACAAATTTTACATTCATCTCTAATAACAAAGATGAACCTAATCCTGAACCACAAACGCATTTAATGTTCATTTTTTATACCTCGGTATTTATTTATAATTTGATAAAATTCTTTGATTGTTCTAGAAGCATAAATTTCTTTTTTAAAATCTGAATTACCAAAAAAGAGGCCAAATTCTTGAATTAAGCCAATATGATCATCAGAATTTGGCGCAGACAAAGTAATAATAATTTTTGCTTTTTTATCTTTTTGGTCATTAAATGTGATCATTTGATCTAAGACTAAAATTGAACTTCCAACTTCTAGACAATAATCGCCAACTGGCGCATGCAAAAGTGCGACACCTTCTTCAAGTACATAATAGGCACCGTATTTTGCGGTTTGTTCCATGATTGCTTTTTCAAGATCGTAAGTTGCTTTTTTATTTTCAACTAAGATCCTTACGCCCTCATGAACTGCTTGTTTTCAGTTTGTAATTTTGCAAAATTTAGTCATTTTTTCATTAAAAAGTTCCATTTTTTCCTCCTGTATTAATAAAAGCGAGTGTCATAAACAAAGTAAGCGCAAGTAAAAGAACGCCAATAAAGGCAAAAAAGACGATTCACCCTGCTTTGGTTGATGTTTTTGTTTGAATTTCTTTTGGTTTTGGCATTGATTTGATGTAGAAAAATTTATTTGGATTGTTCTTTAAAATAATTGCTTCATTTTTGGACTTTTGCAGTAATTTTTCCAGTTCAATTTCACTTTTGTTTTCAAGCTCCTTCATTTCAAAGTCATATAATTCAACAAGTTGTTTTTTTAGTTCTTTTTTTCTCATTTATTTCCCCAATGCATTAAATTTGTTGATAAAATTCTGTAATAAAAACGGATAAAACAAAAAATACTTCTTCAAAAATGCAAGTTTTTTATATTTAAAATATGAACTGGCCACTTTAAATTCGTCCTTTTCTAATTTTGTCAGTAAAATTTGCTTTGATTCTTTATATGATTGTGAATAAAATTTTCGGTTTAGAAAAAAATCCAAAAATATCACAAAAACAGTCAAAATCAAAAAACACAAACTAACTATTAAATAGCTTAAAAATGCAAATAAAAAACTTAAATGAAAACTTATAAGAAAACTGGAAAAAAGAAAAATATCAATTTGCAAGGATTTTTTGCTTTTTAAGAGATAAAAGTTATAAAAATAAAGCAAATTAACTACGCCATAAATGTTATTTTCTAAATAAAAATTAGGAATTTTGATTATTTTTTGGCTGATCCAAATAGGCTTTAAGAAAAAATCTTTAATTAGTAAAATTATGAATTTTTGCTGATATTTACTAATAAAGTCTTGTTTTATCGTTTCAAGATCGAGTTTAATTGGAATTTTTAGCTTAGAATATTTAATTTTTAGATTAACTCTGTAAATAAAAAAGATAAAAAGTTGGACAAGGAAAAAAATAATTCAGGCAGCTAAAATGTATCAAGACAGATTTTTAAGCATTTTTCTCCTTGTTAAACTTATTAATTGAGCTAAAATAATCAATTATTTTTTTGGGAACATAAATTTTTTGATTATTTTGTCTTAGTTTTTTTATAATATCGCCTTGGCTTCAAATTTCAAATCTAGTTTTGTTGTCAATTTGACTAAAATCAATCCGATCATCAACTAAAATGACAATTTTTGAATTAGAAAATTTCTTATCAAGAAATTTAAAAAGTGACTCAAATTGGCTTTTGGAAAAGTAATTTTGCTTTAAAATCTTACCTTTTTTCAAAAAACTAATGTTTTCATCAATTATTATTTTTTCAATACCAACTTGATAATTGATAATATTAGAAACGAAAAAAAGGTTTGATTCATTAACAATAAGACCAGGTAAAACTGAATAATTTAGTTTTGAAAAACGATTTTTTAAGAGCAAATTTGTCATAACTTTTACATCTGCAGAGGCATTTATAATTTCAAGAGCATCAATTGTGAATTTTTCTACCGAAATTAGTTTTTGTTGCGATAGTTTGTCCGGGGTTTTTTCAAATAATCTTTTGAAAATGAAAAAAATCAAAATAAGAAACAGCAACCCGACCGTTGAATACAAAACAATATTAATTAAGGGCATTTTTTTGTTTTCCTCAAAGCCTAGAGAATTCAGAAAAATTTGCATATGAAAAAATTATGCTGCCGCCAATTGCAACATCAACTTTTCATTTTTCAAGCTCAATTCAATTTTCCTTGCGTAATCCACCGTCAGTGTAAATTTTAATTTTTTTATTTATTAAGCGAATTTGCCCTATTTTTGAAAGAAGTTGTTGATTTAATGGCTCGCCAACTCCGCCAATTTTATCTATTGTCATTAATAAAATGACATTTGAACAGGAAATTATTTCGCTAAAGTCTTCAATTTTTTGTTTGGCTTGAATCATTAAACCAAAATTTATACTAGAATAAGACTTATTTAATCTTTCAAAATCAGTTTTTGAAACTTGTTCAGCGGGTAAAAAAATTGTTTTAAAACCTATTTGAGCTAATTTTTCTACTTTTTCAAGTGAATTTTTGCACATTAAATGTGCATCAAATTCAATATTAGGGAATAAATTTATTAAATAATTTGCAATTTGGTAGTTTAGTCCAAAATTTGGGGCATAAATTTGATCAACAAAATCAATATGGGCGTATTTTAGACCGTTATTTTGCAATTTTGTTAAAATTTTAATTACTTTAAAAATGTTAAGTGCGCTAATGCTTTGTGAGTATTCCACATTAAACCCCATTCACGATTTTTGTAGTTAATTAAATTCTACTTTTTTTTTTTTTTTTGCAAGCATTTTTAAAATTTTTTTCATTCTAACTGAAAAAAATTAAAAAATCATTTGTTTTCTACAAAAAACAGGAAATAACGCTTAAATTAATATATGAATTTTTAGCACTTACAAAAAAGGTGTGACAAAATGAAACAATAAAAATTTACAACCAAAAACTAAGGGCTTATAATGCAAAAATAGCTTGTAAAAATAAGGATTTTTTTAACTTTTATATTTGTACAATTCTTATATTTCTATGCTACAATTATTATAATTATTTAGATTTTTTGGGGGGAAAATTATGAAGCAATTTATTTTACTAAAAAAAGTTAGTCCTGGTTTAGTTTTCCTGTCATTATCACCAATAGTTATTATCACGGCTTGTAAAAGTGAGGTGGATAAAAAACCTACTAATTCTAAGATTGATGAAGCTAAAAATGATGCTTCTAAGAATGAAATTTCTAAGAATGATCCTAAAAATGATGCTTCTAGGAATGATAATCCTAAAAATGAAGGTAAAATTGACGCCGATAATCAAGAACAAGTTATTCCAAGGCAAGAAAATAATTCAAATTTAGAAAATACAGAACAAAATATTAATGTTTCTTCTATTTTTGAAGATAGAACCTTTTTAGAAAACAAGCAAGCTGAAATTGATAGTGTTTCTTTAAAAATACATGGATCAAAAATTGAATTTAAAAATATAAATTCTGCAAATTTATACCATTTTAACAGTCAAGAAAAATATGTAAAGTTACTTTCAGTTGATAAATTAGATTCTGATTTAAGCAACTATAAAATCAAATTAGATTCAGAAGATTTGCAAAAAAATGTCTGATTGAATGTAAAAGCTGTTGAAGATCAAGGCAATTATTATAAATTTGTTGGTGAATTTAGCCAAAATTTCATAAATATTTTGAATAATGGTACTGTTAGTTCTACTTTTGATCTTTATATTCCTAAAACCAAAAATCAATTAGGTGCAATCACGACTTTTGAACAATTAATTAGTCAAATTCGCGCAAATCCCTCAGGGAATTTTAAATTAGCAAATGATATTTCTGCTGAAAGTACAGAAATAGGCCAGATTTCTACATCATATTTAGAAAATGTTTATTTTTCTGGAAGACTAGAAAGTATTGATGGCAAAAATTTTACTATTTATGATTTAAAAAAGCCACTTTTTGACAATTTAAATAATGCTACAATCCAAAATATTAATTTTAAAGATCTCAAAGTCAAGTCAATAAATAATTCACAATTTGCAGTTGGGGCCATTGCAAATTCTTCATCGGGTTCAACAGTTAATAACGTTCATCTTTTTGGCGATGTTAAAGGCCCAAAAATCGTAGGCGGAATTGTTGGTGTGCTAGATAATAATTCTATTATTAAAAACTCAAGTTTTCATGGAAATATTTATTCTTCCCAATCTGCAGGCGGTCTTAGTGGAATAATAACAAGAGGAAGTTCAATTGAGAATTCTTATGCAAATATAAACATCACCTCTAAACTAATAAATTCCGATAAAATTGGCGGAATTGTTGCTGAATTAGGAGAGAATTCGTCATTAAAAAACATTGTAATTGAAGGAAATGTTTTAAATAGTGGTCTTGATGAATTTGCTAATTCTGGCGGATTAATTGGTTTGGTGTCCACAAACGGAACGCCAAATTCCCCTGATAATGGAAGAGTTGAAAATATTTATGCAAAGATAAATTTTTTTAATGCAAAGCCAATTTTTGGTAACTTTTATAAGTCAAGTTTTTTTGACTATGAAAAGTCGTTTAAAAATATAAATTTTGTTAATAATGCTGATAATGAAAGTTTTCCTTGACTCAAAATAATAGATGAAAATACTTTTAATCAAACAGCAAAAAAATGGAAAAATTTAAATAATGAAAATATTAAGCTAAAAACTTTAAATTTTTCCTATTTAAAAGGATATCAGCCTGATTTTAGCACTGCTTATGCAAATTTTGAAAAACTTTTGCCATTTTATGATCGTTACACAATTATGAATTATGCACATAAAGTGGCTAAAAATTCTAGCCTTTACAGCAAAAATTTGCTTGGATTTGAATTTTATGGAAATCAAAATTTAGTAAAAAATCTTGCCCGTGAAAAATCAAAGGTAAACAAACTAAGAGTTTATTTTGGCGATGGCCAAAAAGAAGATTACAAAATAGACAGTTTTAGTGAAAACACTAATGGAATCACTGACTTTTCTTTTGAAGATAACAGTGTTAAATTAATTGCTCATCCAAATATTTTAATATCTGAGAAGAAAAATCAATTAGTTTCTGGTTTAATAAATCTTTTAAAAAATATTAATTTATCTGATAATTCAATTTTTGATACTCAAAATAATTTTGTTGATAACAGTCCGATAAAAGAACAACTTTTTATTGACCAACATGAGACTGAAGTTAAAAATAATCTCGAAAATATAATTGATTCAATCTCAAATAATATTGATATTTTTGATCTAAATGATGCTAAATTTACTGAATTTTATAAAAAAGATTTAGAAAAGGAAAAAAATTCTATCTATATTGGTCTAAATTATTTGTACCGTTGATACTCAATTTCGAATATTAAAGATAAATTATTGTACTCACTAGGAATTTATGGAAAATCAAATGATAGCCTATCTTTGTTAAAAGACATCGGAAAATTGGACTTTATTAATCTAAAAGCCAATAAAACTGCAAATGGTTATCACGATGCTTTTTCAAAATATTTAAAACCAAAATCAGTTGCCGATTTTATTGAATATAACTATAATTTATTCAAGGAAGAAGGCCAAAGTCCCGACAAATATTTTGAATCACTGACAAGTGCATATATAACAAAAGTTGAGAGCAAATCAAATAAATCAGTAAATAAGCCAATGATTGAAAGATTTAAACAAGAAGATCAAGCTAATAAACTTTTGCCACTTTTGACTGTAAAAGACGAAAATGCTCTTTGATTTATTTTTACAACAAACAGCAATATTTCAGGACTATTTTCCAAATATGGTTATTCAAACGACTTATTAAAGACACAAGTCAAACAATTTGCTGAATCAGCTCAGGGCTACTATGATGTTTTATACCGAATTTTAAATGAAAAATCGAAAAAAACTATGGAAAATTACATAGTTGATGTTTATGATAGCTTTGCTTCAAAAACTGATGCTGGCGTTAAGGCTTATTCTCTGCCTCTTGATCATTGATTATCATTAGGGAATAAGAATTATGCCGCTTTTGTTCCTGAAGGTAATAAAAAACTTATGTATTTTGATGGGACAAAACTATTAACACAACACGCAAAATCAGTATTTTCACATGAAAGTACTCATACTTTTGATAACGATATTTTGCTCGATGGGTATGGCAAAAGATTTGGTCATCGTGCTGAATCTTTTGCCAAAGGAATGTTTCAGGCGCCTTTTAACGGTAATAATGGAGATTTAGCCTTTAATTTTATTGAAAAATACGAAGGGCAACTAGTCCGTAATTCAAGTCCAGAAAGATTTAGTAATTTAGCTGATTTGGAAAAATACTATAAAAATTTGTTTGACTTAATTTATGTTTTAGACTTAGCAGAGGCTGAGGCAATAATTGCCAAAAAGTCAAACACAAGTGATTATAGAAAAATCCAACTTGGAAGTGGCGGTTTTACAAGAAATGATACTTTATCTAGAGTTGGAAGTTCTGAATTTAATTCTGTAAATTCAATTGATGATTTAGTTGACAAAAATATTGTTGGTGCGAATGTTGGAGGGACAGGAACATCATTTGGGCATAATAATTACTATACTGTAAATTTCTTTAGACCATATTTTGGAATACTTGAAAATACAGAAGGGGTCTCTGGTGGGCTCAATTTTAGAAGGGTAGCTTTTGAACTTCTTGCCGAAAAAGGTTATTATGGTGGAATGATCCCTTATATTTCTGCCAAATCAAATAAACAAACTAATGTGCCAGAAGGACTTGTCAAAGGTAGTGATACACATGTTTTAAAAATGATTTTCGGTGATAAATACAAATCTTTTAGTGATTTTAAAAAAGATATGTACAAACAAAGAAAGGATAAACTCAATAAATTAAAGCCATTTAGTTTTGATTTTAGTAGTAAAAAGTACGAAATAAAATCTTTTGACGACTTAAAAAAAGTTTTTATTGAAAATATTGAAAATTCTGATCTAATAGCTACAATAAGAGTTATTATTCATGTTGAAATTAATAAGAAAACTAATGAGTATCGTCAATCAATATTTGATGAATAATTAGAAGTGTTAAACTAAAAGTGATTTATTTTAAATAAATTAGTGAATAAATGCTTTTTCGGAGTTTCCCAGTTTGATTAGATAATCTTAAAAAGTGTCTGGTTTTAGGCTAAGTTAGTACACCAATTTCAGACTTATTCGAAAAAAGGTGTGACAAAATTTAAGAATAAAAATTTACAGTTAAAACAAATTTAAATACATCAAAATTTCCATATTTGCATAATTCTTACATATCTATGCTACAATTATTTATAATTATTTAGATTTTTTGGGGAAAATTATGAAGCAATTTATTTTACTAAAGAAGGTTAGTTCTAGTTTAGTTTTCCTATCATTATCACCAATAGTAATTATCACGGCTTGTAAAAGCGAAGTGGATAAAAAACCTAATACTTCTAAGATTGACGAAGCTAAAAATGATCCTAAGATTGATACTTCTAAGGGTGATGAAGCTAAAAAAGATCCTAAAAATGATCCTAAAAAAGACACGGATAATCAAGAACCAATTATTCCAGGGCAAGAAAATAATTCAAATCTAGAAAACACAGAGCAAAATATTAATGTTTCTTCTATTTTTGAGGATAAAACCTTTTTAGAAAACAAGCAAGCTGAAATTGATAGTGTTTCTTTAAAAATAACTGGTTCAAAAATTGAATTTAAAAATATAAATTCTGCAAATTTATATCATTTTAACACTCAAGGCAAATATGTAAAACTACTTTCAGTTGATAAATTAGACTCTGATTTAAAAAACTATAAAATCAAATTAGATTCAGAAGATTTGCAAAAAAATGTCTGACTGACTGTAAAAGCTGTTGAAAATGAAGGCGACTATTATAAATTTATTGGTGAATTTAGCCAAAATTTCATAAATATTTTAAATAATGGCACTGTTAGTTCTACTTTTGATGTTTATATTCCTAAAACCAAAAATCAATTAGGTGCAATCACGACTTTTGAACAATTAATTAGTCAAATTCGCGCAAATCCCTCTGGAAATTTTAAATTAGCAAATGATATTTCTGCAGAAAGTACAGAAATAGGTCGCAATTCTACATCATATTTAGAAAATGTTGATTTTTCTGGAAGTCTAGAAAGTCTTGAAGGCAAAAATTTTACTATTTATGATTTAGAAAAGCCGCTTTTTGACAATTTAAATAATGCAACAATCCAAAATATTAATTTTAAAAATCTCAAAGTTAAGTCAATAAATAATTCCCAATTTGCAGTTGGAGCAATTGCAAATTCTTCATCGGGTTCAACTGTTAATAACGTTCATCTTTTTGGCGATATTAAAGGCCCAAAAATCGTAGGCGGAATTATCGGCGTACTAGATAATAATTCTATTATT
The DNA window shown above is from Mesomycoplasma ovipneumoniae and carries:
- a CDS encoding PTS sugar transporter subunit IIB, with amino-acid sequence MNIKCVCGSGLGSSLLLEMNVKFVLDKLNVNYDSVEHTNISSFNSRGVDLVVIGADVAPSLDFDKEKMVILTNILSKEELESKLKIALKLN
- a CDS encoding PTS sugar transporter subunit IIA, which codes for MELFNEKMTKFCKITNWKQAVHEGVRILVENKKATYDLEKAIMEQTAKYGAYYVLEEGVALLHAPVGDYCLEVGSSILVLDQMITFNDQKDKKAKIIITLSAPNSDDHIGLIQEFGLFFGNSDFKKEIYASRTIKEFYQIINKYRGIKNEH
- a CDS encoding ribulose phosphate epimerase — encoded protein: MEYSQSISALNIFKVIKILTKLQNNGLKYAHIDFVDQIYAPNFGLNYQIANYLINLFPNIEFDAHLMCKNSLEKVEKLAQIGFKTIFLPAEQVSKTDFERLNKSYSSINFGLMIQAKQKIEDFSEIISCSNVILLMTIDKIGGVGEPLNQQLLSKIGQIRLINKKIKIYTDGGLRKENWIELEKWKVDVAIGGSIIFSYANFSEFSRLWGKQKNALN
- a CDS encoding ZmpA/ZmpB/ZmpC family metallo-endopeptidase, with protein sequence MKQFILLKKVSPGLVFLSLSPIVIITACKSEVDKKPTNSKIDEAKNDASKNEISKNDPKNDASRNDNPKNEGKIDADNQEQVIPRQENNSNLENTEQNINVSSIFEDRTFLENKQAEIDSVSLKIHGSKIEFKNINSANLYHFNSQEKYVKLLSVDKLDSDLSNYKIKLDSEDLQKNVWLNVKAVEDQGNYYKFVGEFSQNFINILNNGTVSSTFDLYIPKTKNQLGAITTFEQLISQIRANPSGNFKLANDISAESTEIGQISTSYLENVYFSGRLESIDGKNFTIYDLKKPLFDNLNNATIQNINFKDLKVKSINNSQFAVGAIANSSSGSTVNNVHLFGDVKGPKIVGGIVGVLDNNSIIKNSSFHGNIYSSQSAGGLSGIITRGSSIENSYANINITSKLINSDKIGGIVAELGENSSLKNIVIEGNVLNSGLDEFANSGGLIGLVSTNGTPNSPDNGRVENIYAKINFFNAKPIFGNFYKSSFFDYEKSFKNINFVNNADNESFPWLKIIDENTFNQTAKKWKNLNNENIKLKTLNFSYLKGYQPDFSTAYANFEKLLPFYDRYTIMNYAHKVAKNSSLYSKNLLGFEFYGNQNLVKNLAREKSKVNKLRVYFGDGQKEDYKIDSFSENTNGITDFSFEDNSVKLIAHPNILISEKKNQLVSGLINLLKNINLSDNSIFDTQNNFVDNSPIKEQLFIDQHETEVKNNLENIIDSISNNIDIFDLNDAKFTEFYKKDLEKEKNSIYIGLNYLYRWYSISNIKDKLLYSLGIYGKSNDSLSLLKDIGKLDFINLKANKTANGYHDAFSKYLKPKSVADFIEYNYNLFKEEGQSPDKYFESLTSAYITKVESKSNKSVNKPMIERFKQEDQANKLLPLLTVKDENALWFIFTTNSNISGLFSKYGYSNDLLKTQVKQFAESAQGYYDVLYRILNEKSKKTMENYIVDVYDSFASKTDAGVKAYSLPLDHWLSLGNKNYAAFVPEGNKKLMYFDGTKLLTQHAKSVFSHESTHTFDNDILLDGYGKRFGHRAESFAKGMFQAPFNGNNGDLAFNFIEKYEGQLVRNSSPERFSNLADLEKYYKNLFDLIYVLDLAEAEAIIAKKSNTSDYRKIQLGSGGFTRNDTLSRVGSSEFNSVNSIDDLVDKNIVGANVGGTGTSFGHNNYYTVNFFRPYFGILENTEGVSGGLNFRRVAFELLAEKGYYGGMIPYISAKSNKQTNVPEGLVKGSDTHVLKMIFGDKYKSFSDFKKDMYKQRKDKLNKLKPFSFDFSSKKYEIKSFDDLKKVFIENIENSDLIATIRVIIHVEINKKTNEYRQSIFDE